A stretch of Enterobacter cloacae complex sp. ECNIH7 DNA encodes these proteins:
- a CDS encoding HlyD family efflux transporter periplasmic adaptor subunit, with the protein MDDLDNALDSESGYTGARRIVIFSLLMFVVLGIWAWFGVLDEVSTGSGKVIPSSREQVLQSLDGGILTELNVHEGDQVQAGQVLARLDPTRSESNVGESAARYRASLASSARLYAEVNDLPLKFPPSLAKWPDLIADETRLYNSRRAQLEDTQRELRAALDLANKELAITQRLVKTGAASHVEVLRLQRQKSDLELKLTDVRSQYYVQAREALSKANAEVDMVSAILKGRQDSVTRLTVKSPVRGIVKNIKVTTIGGVIPPNGELMEIVPVDDHLLIETRLSPRDIAFIHPNQEALVKITAYDYAIYGGLHGVVETISPDTIQDEAKPEVFYYRVFIRTSQDYLVNKAGRHFSIVPGMIATVDIKTGEKTVLDYLIKPFNRAKEALRER; encoded by the coding sequence ATGGACGATCTGGATAACGCCCTCGACTCCGAAAGCGGCTACACCGGCGCGCGTCGGATCGTGATCTTCTCGCTGCTGATGTTTGTGGTGCTGGGCATCTGGGCGTGGTTTGGCGTGCTGGATGAGGTATCAACCGGCTCGGGTAAAGTGATCCCCAGCTCGCGCGAGCAGGTTCTACAGTCTCTCGACGGCGGGATCCTCACCGAGCTGAACGTCCACGAGGGCGATCAGGTTCAGGCCGGACAGGTGCTGGCGCGGCTCGATCCGACGCGTTCCGAATCGAACGTCGGCGAAAGCGCGGCGCGCTACCGGGCTTCACTGGCCTCCAGCGCCCGCCTGTACGCCGAGGTGAACGATCTCCCGCTGAAGTTTCCCCCTTCGCTGGCAAAGTGGCCGGATCTGATTGCTGACGAAACGCGCCTCTACAACTCCCGCCGCGCGCAGCTGGAGGATACCCAGCGGGAGCTGCGCGCCGCGTTAGATCTCGCCAATAAGGAGCTGGCCATCACCCAGCGGCTGGTCAAAACCGGCGCCGCCAGCCACGTGGAGGTGCTGCGCCTGCAGCGGCAGAAAAGCGATCTGGAGCTGAAGCTCACCGACGTACGCTCGCAGTATTACGTTCAGGCCCGGGAGGCGCTCTCCAAGGCCAACGCGGAAGTGGACATGGTTTCGGCGATCCTCAAAGGCCGCCAGGATTCCGTGACCCGTCTGACGGTAAAATCCCCGGTGCGCGGGATCGTGAAAAACATCAAGGTCACCACCATCGGCGGCGTAATCCCGCCCAACGGCGAGCTGATGGAGATTGTGCCGGTGGACGATCACCTGCTGATCGAAACCCGCCTGTCGCCGCGCGATATCGCCTTTATCCACCCGAACCAGGAGGCGCTGGTTAAAATCACCGCCTACGATTACGCCATTTACGGTGGCCTGCACGGGGTCGTCGAAACGATCTCTCCGGACACCATCCAGGACGAGGCCAAGCCGGAAGTGTTCTATTACCGGGTGTTTATCCGCACCAGCCAGGATTACCTGGTGAATAAGGCGGGCAGGCACTTCTCGATTGTGCCGGGGATGATTGCGACGGTGGACATTAAGACCGGCGAGAAAACGGTGCTGGATTATCTGATTAAACCGTTCAACCGGGCGAAAGAGGCGCTAAGGGAGCGATAG
- a CDS encoding type II toxin-antitoxin system RelE/ParE family toxin: protein MISYFRDQWLEDFFLYGRSSNVIPSNLETALARKLDIIRAATSHRDLRSPPGNMYEALNPPLKGYSSIRVNRQYRLVFRWTEGKAEDLYLSPHKYTQHK from the coding sequence ATGATTAGTTATTTTCGGGATCAATGGCTTGAGGATTTTTTTCTTTACGGCAGATCGAGCAATGTTATCCCTTCAAATCTGGAAACAGCGCTTGCGAGAAAGCTCGATATCATCAGGGCAGCAACCTCGCACAGGGATTTGCGATCGCCACCGGGTAATATGTATGAAGCATTGAATCCTCCGCTGAAGGGCTATTCCTCCATCCGGGTAAACAGGCAATACAGGCTCGTATTTCGCTGGACAGAGGGTAAAGCAGAAGATCTGTACCTCTCTCCACACAAGTACACGCAACACAAGTGA
- a CDS encoding HigA family addiction module antitoxin yields the protein MTLQQALRKPTTPGDVLQYEYLEPLNLKISDLAEMLNVHRNTISALVNNNRKLTADMAIKLAKAFDTTIEFWLNLQLNVDIWEAQSNARTQEELSRIKTVADVMAKRKSGQPDVA from the coding sequence ATGACACTTCAACAGGCACTCCGCAAACCCACCACGCCGGGCGACGTGTTGCAGTATGAGTATCTTGAACCGCTCAATCTGAAAATCAGCGATCTGGCGGAGATGCTCAATGTTCACCGCAACACCATCAGCGCGCTGGTCAATAACAATCGCAAGCTTACTGCCGATATGGCGATCAAGCTGGCAAAAGCCTTTGATACCACGATTGAATTCTGGCTGAACTTACAGCTGAACGTTGATATCTGGGAAGCGCAATCTAACGCCAGGACGCAGGAGGAACTAAGCCGTATAAAGACCGTTGCGGACGTCATGGCTAAGCGAAAATCTGGCCAACCGGATGTAGCCTGA
- a CDS encoding DUF6622 family protein: MFEFLFGVVTHTPAWVWVLFIFLISRGIKARRPATVTLERLAIIPAIFLVWDIYDLVVYRTLTPGTVALWTAGILAGAALGYFLIKQAVITRADAPRSLYRQADYTALPFMMLAFGVKYVLGVMSAVSPQTMQQPAMSALAIVSGGVFAGVFIGKFARYIGVYNSAAPRPAE; the protein is encoded by the coding sequence ATGTTTGAATTTCTGTTCGGTGTCGTTACGCACACGCCCGCCTGGGTGTGGGTGCTGTTTATCTTCCTTATCTCTCGCGGCATTAAAGCCCGCAGGCCTGCCACCGTTACGCTGGAGAGGCTTGCCATTATTCCGGCGATCTTTCTTGTCTGGGATATTTACGATCTGGTGGTCTACCGCACGCTGACGCCCGGAACTGTCGCATTGTGGACGGCGGGGATCCTCGCCGGGGCCGCGCTGGGGTATTTCCTGATTAAGCAGGCGGTTATCACCCGCGCAGATGCGCCGCGCAGCCTTTACCGTCAGGCAGACTACACCGCGCTGCCGTTTATGATGCTGGCGTTCGGCGTCAAGTATGTGCTGGGCGTGATGAGCGCGGTCTCTCCCCAGACGATGCAGCAGCCCGCCATGAGCGCGCTGGCGATCGTCTCCGGCGGCGTGTTTGCCGGTGTGTTTATTGGGAAATTTGCGCGTTATATTGGCGTGTATAACAGCGCCGCACCTCGCCCGGCGGAGTAA
- a CDS encoding aminotransferase-like domain-containing protein, whose translation MSVNKLASSAQGLQSSAIRELLKHSKMAGVISLGGGIPNPDLFDHEGLKIAADAVLSQHFGEAFQYGLTEGVPGLREEIQRICEGRGIACKADDVVITSGSQQSLDVLARALINPGDIVVVERPTYLAALQVFGLAQANFESVGTDGDGMKVDELEALAAKKTIKAVYIVPTFGNPGGVTLSEARRKQLVELSKRYDFVIIEDDPYSEINYTDEVFRPLMAHAKDIGNEDNVVYTSTFSKILAPGTRVGWVLVPEWLKRAVVNLKQTTDLHTSTLSQLMTYEYLKTGRLPDQIKTIREAYRQKYQTFATELEAELGDVMSFHKPKGGMFLWATMKNGSNTTRWLEKTLSNGVVFVPGEFFYCNEPDHSTLRMSFVTPTDEELKEAVQRLKKSL comes from the coding sequence ATGTCTGTGAATAAACTCGCCAGCAGCGCGCAGGGCCTGCAATCATCTGCCATCCGTGAATTATTAAAACATAGCAAAATGGCCGGCGTCATTTCGCTGGGCGGGGGTATTCCTAATCCCGATCTGTTCGATCACGAAGGGCTGAAAATTGCCGCTGATGCCGTATTATCACAGCATTTTGGCGAGGCCTTTCAGTACGGTCTGACCGAAGGTGTACCGGGGCTGCGGGAAGAAATTCAGCGCATCTGCGAGGGGCGCGGTATCGCCTGTAAGGCCGATGATGTCGTTATTACTTCCGGTTCACAGCAGTCCCTCGACGTGCTGGCGCGTGCATTAATTAACCCGGGCGATATCGTTGTGGTTGAGCGTCCAACCTATCTTGCCGCGCTGCAGGTCTTTGGTCTGGCGCAGGCGAATTTTGAATCCGTTGGCACCGATGGTGACGGCATGAAGGTCGACGAGCTTGAAGCGCTGGCGGCGAAGAAAACCATCAAAGCGGTCTATATTGTTCCGACGTTTGGCAACCCTGGCGGGGTAACCCTCTCTGAGGCGCGTCGCAAACAGCTGGTGGAATTATCGAAGCGCTATGACTTCGTCATTATTGAAGACGATCCGTACAGCGAAATTAATTATACCGATGAAGTTTTCCGCCCGTTAATGGCCCATGCCAAAGATATCGGCAACGAAGACAACGTGGTGTATACCTCGACCTTCTCCAAAATTCTTGCTCCAGGAACCCGCGTGGGCTGGGTGCTGGTGCCGGAATGGCTGAAGCGCGCAGTAGTAAACCTTAAGCAAACCACCGATCTGCACACCAGCACGCTGTCGCAGCTGATGACGTATGAATACCTGAAAACCGGTCGTCTGCCCGATCAGATTAAAACGATCCGCGAAGCCTATCGCCAGAAATACCAGACGTTCGCAACCGAGCTGGAGGCCGAGCTGGGCGATGTGATGTCGTTCCACAAGCCGAAGGGCGGCATGTTCCTGTGGGCGACTATGAAAAATGGGAGTAATACCACCCGCTGGCTGGAAAAAACGTTAAGTAACGGCGTAGTATTTGTGCCGGGCGAGTTTTTCTACTGCAATGAGCCGGACCATTCAACGCTGCGTATGTCGTTTGTCACGCCAACGGATGAAGAGCTGAAGGAAGCGGTTCAGCGCCTGAAAAAATCGCTGTAA
- a CDS encoding LysR family transcriptional regulator, translating to MDKLRSMETFIAVVECGSFTGAAARLEMSAVMVGKYVALLESQLGTRLLERNTRRQSLTDAGRVYYDEAKRVLEQVAIAESAVERLRAAPSGTLRVTAPTSFGGSAIAPLTASFLQRYPEVRIELDLTNRMVDLVEEGIDLAIRIGDIHNDDLVAKYLCPYRMVICAAPDYLARYGTPQTPADLVDHLCLSHSVWTARNEWRLPGVEGEVRWKRDAVLRCNDGYGLRMAARAGAGLLLQPEVLVAEDLESGRLVRVLEAYIPAPRPVHLLWRQDLRPLPKLTEFIAHILLRLGTL from the coding sequence ATGGATAAGCTTCGCAGCATGGAGACCTTTATTGCCGTGGTTGAGTGCGGCAGCTTCACTGGCGCGGCGGCTCGGCTGGAGATGTCGGCGGTAATGGTGGGGAAATACGTTGCGCTGCTGGAATCACAGCTCGGCACCCGTCTGCTGGAGCGTAACACGCGGCGCCAGAGCCTGACCGACGCCGGACGGGTCTATTACGACGAGGCGAAGCGGGTGCTGGAGCAGGTGGCGATTGCCGAAAGCGCGGTGGAACGCCTGCGTGCCGCGCCGTCCGGCACCCTGCGCGTGACCGCACCCACCTCGTTTGGCGGCAGCGCGATCGCGCCGCTTACGGCCTCTTTTTTACAACGCTACCCGGAAGTGCGCATCGAGCTGGATCTCACCAACCGGATGGTGGATCTGGTGGAGGAGGGCATCGATCTGGCCATTCGTATTGGCGACATTCACAACGACGATCTGGTGGCGAAATACCTCTGCCCTTACCGGATGGTGATCTGCGCCGCGCCGGACTACCTTGCGCGCTACGGTACGCCGCAAACTCCTGCCGATCTGGTGGATCATCTCTGCTTATCCCACAGCGTGTGGACCGCACGCAACGAGTGGCGGCTGCCGGGCGTCGAAGGCGAGGTGCGCTGGAAGCGGGATGCGGTCTTGAGATGCAACGACGGCTACGGGCTGCGGATGGCCGCGAGAGCCGGGGCGGGGCTGCTGCTGCAGCCGGAGGTGCTGGTGGCGGAGGATCTGGAAAGCGGCAGGCTGGTGCGCGTGCTGGAGGCGTATATTCCGGCGCCGAGACCCGTGCATTTGCTGTGGCGCCAGGATTTACGACCTCTCCCTAAGCTAACGGAATTTATCGCCCATATTCTGCTAAGATTGGGCACACTATAA
- a CDS encoding short chain dehydrogenase, whose product MKIVIIGASGTVGRAVTEELSRRHEVIRVGRTQGDEQVDITSQASVQALFEKIGPVDAIVSASGGLYFGPLATMKDSDFNQGLQDKLLGQVRLALTGQHYLNEGGSITLISGIVAHEPIAQGVNATTVNAALEGFVRAAACELPRGIRINLISPTVLTESVETYDGFFPGFESVPAATVAQAYRRSVEGVQSGRVYKVGY is encoded by the coding sequence ATGAAAATCGTCATTATTGGTGCCAGCGGTACGGTCGGTCGTGCGGTAACGGAAGAGCTGAGTCGTCGCCACGAGGTCATCCGCGTCGGCCGCACGCAGGGCGACGAGCAGGTGGATATCACCTCGCAGGCGAGCGTCCAGGCGCTGTTTGAGAAAATCGGCCCGGTGGACGCGATTGTCTCCGCCAGCGGGGGTCTTTACTTTGGCCCGCTCGCGACCATGAAGGACAGCGACTTCAACCAGGGCCTGCAGGACAAGCTGCTGGGACAGGTGCGCCTGGCGCTGACCGGCCAGCATTATCTGAACGAAGGCGGCTCTATTACGCTGATAAGCGGCATCGTGGCGCACGAGCCAATTGCCCAGGGCGTAAATGCCACCACGGTGAATGCGGCGCTGGAAGGGTTTGTCCGCGCGGCAGCCTGCGAGCTGCCGCGCGGGATCCGCATCAACCTGATTAGCCCGACGGTACTCACCGAATCCGTCGAAACCTACGACGGCTTCTTCCCGGGCTTTGAGAGCGTTCCCGCCGCGACCGTGGCGCAGGCCTATCGCCGCAGCGTGGAAGGCGTGCAGAGCGGGCGGGTGTATAAGGTGGGCTACTGA
- a CDS encoding class I SAM-dependent methyltransferase, producing MAQNIYDNPAFFEGYAQLPRSVQGLDGAPEWPALKAMLPDLTGKSVVDLGCGYGWFCRAARELGAADVTGVDISEKMLARAAELTADPQIHYQRSDLESLKLNENSLDLVYSSLALHYLPELDTLFARVQRALKPGGSLVFSMEHPIYTCATRQGWLTDDSGERFWGVNHYQDEGKRVSNWLADGVVKYHRTLGTTLNALIGAGLTISDVNEWGPTQAQIDAWPALAEEAERPMLVLIAARKAQ from the coding sequence ATGGCACAAAACATCTACGACAATCCGGCGTTTTTTGAAGGCTACGCCCAGCTTCCACGCTCGGTGCAGGGTCTGGACGGCGCGCCGGAGTGGCCCGCGCTTAAGGCCATGCTGCCTGATTTAACCGGCAAATCGGTTGTCGATCTCGGCTGCGGCTACGGTTGGTTCTGCCGCGCGGCGCGCGAGCTGGGCGCTGCTGACGTCACGGGGGTCGATATCTCAGAAAAGATGCTCGCCCGCGCAGCGGAGCTTACCGCTGACCCACAGATTCACTATCAGCGTAGCGATCTGGAATCTCTCAAGCTCAACGAGAACAGCCTCGATCTGGTCTACAGCTCGCTGGCGCTGCACTACCTGCCGGAACTGGATACGCTATTCGCCAGGGTCCAGCGCGCGCTCAAGCCCGGCGGCAGCCTGGTCTTTTCGATGGAGCACCCGATATACACCTGCGCCACCCGTCAGGGCTGGCTGACCGACGATAGCGGCGAGCGGTTCTGGGGCGTAAACCATTATCAGGATGAAGGCAAACGCGTCAGCAACTGGCTGGCGGACGGGGTGGTGAAATACCACCGCACGCTCGGCACCACGCTTAACGCGCTGATCGGGGCCGGATTAACGATAAGCGACGTCAACGAGTGGGGGCCAACGCAGGCGCAGATTGACGCCTGGCCCGCGCTGGCCGAAGAGGCGGAGCGCCCGATGCTGGTGCTGATCGCCGCCCGTAAGGCTCAGTAG